Part of the Kineococcus aurantiacus genome, TGCCGCCCGCCTTGTCCGGCGGCAGGCACGGGCAGGTCATGAGGGCGCCCTCGGCCGCCTCCGCACCGGCGGCGGTGACCAGGCCCTCGTCCTTGGCGCCGTCGTCGGTGATGAAGGCGAGCTTGTCGGCGCTCAGGCCGGCCTCGCGCAGCTGCTTCAGGAGCAGGCCGCCCTCGGGGTAGTACCCGCCGAAGAACACCGAGTCGGCGCCGGAGGCCTGGACGTCGGCCACGACGGCCGAGAAGTCCGTCTGCCCGGTCTGGACGGTGTTGTCCTTGACCTTCTTGGCGCCGAGGTTCTCGCGGACGATGTCGGCCAGGCCCTTGCCGTACTCGGTGGCGTCGTCGATGACGTACACCTTCTGCTTGCCGAGGGTGTCGGTGATGTACTTCGCGGCCGCCGGGCCCTGGGAGGCGTCGTTGCCCAGCACGCGGAAGAAGGTCTTCCAGCCGTTCTCGGCCAGCGCGGGGTTGGTCGCCGAGGGGCTGATGCCGACGATGCCGGCCTCGTCGAAGATCGGGTCGGCGACCTTGGACTCGCCGGAGAAGGCCGGCCCGACGATGCCGACGACCTTCTCGTCGCCCACGACCTGCTGGGCCAGGCCCTGGGCCTGGTTCTGGTCACCCTGGGAGTCGTAGGGGGTGAGCGTGACCTGGCAGGCGCCGCTCTCGGCGTTGTGCTGGTCGATGGCGAGCTTGACGCCGTTCTGCTCGTTGACGCCGAGGTTGGCGTTGGGGCCGGTGAGGGCGCCGAAGAAGCCGATGCTGATGCCGTCCGGGCAGCTGCCGCTGCCGCCGGAGGAGGCGGAACCGGACGACGTGTCGTCACCGCCGGTCGTGCCGCAGGCCGCGAGCAGGAGGGCGGCCGCCGCGGCGGGGGCCGCGATTCTGACGATGGAGCGCACTGGCTAGTCCTCCTGGAGGAGAGGGCACGGGAGCACGCGCCACGACGCGCGTTCACGTGAGCGCCACCCGGGAGCGGTGGAGCCGTGGTGAACACTAGGGGGCCGACACGCGTTCTGCGCAGCTTCCGTGGGCGAGTTCACCGGGTCGTTACACAGATCGGCCACCGCAGAGCCCCTGGACTGCGCAGATGTACCGGCCCGACTGCGCACAGGCACCACACCGGTCCACGACGACAGCCCCGCCCGCGCGGGGCGCGGACGGGGCTGTGCGGTGGCGGGGGCTCAGGCGCGGTCGTCGCCCGCGCTGATGACCGTGGTGGCGACCTCGCGCATCGTCAGGCGCTTGTCCATCGAGGTCTTCTGGATCCAGCGGAAGGCCTCCGGCTCGGTCATGCCGAACTGGGTCTGCAGCTTGGACTTGGCGCGGTCGACGAGCTTGCGCGTCTCGAAGCGGTCGGCGAGGTCGGCGACCTCGTCCTCCAGCGCCATGATCTGCTGGTAGCGGCTGACCGCGATCTCCACGGCGGGCAGCAGGTCCGCGGAGGTGAAGGGCTTCACGACGTACGCCATGGCACCGGCGTCGCGGGCGCGCTCGACGAGCTCGGCCTGGGAGAAGGCGGTGAGCAGCACGACGGGGGCGATGCGGGCCTTGGCGATGCGCTCGGCCGCCGAGATGCCGTCCAGGACGGGCATCTTGATGTCCATGACGACGAGGTCCGGTTTGTGCTCCTCGGCCAGCGCGACGGCCTGCTCGCCGTCGCCGGCCTGGCCCACGACGTCGTAGCCGGCCTCGGTGAGCATCTCGACGATGTCGAGACGGATGATGGCCTCGTCCTCCGCGACGACCACCCGACGTGTGGTCGTGGAGGAGGAGGCGGGGGTGTCGGCAGTGTTCGTCACGCGGGCATCCTAGTGCGTGCCCCGCGCCTACTACGAACCGTCGTCGCCCTCGGGGCGCCGCGTGCCCCGTCCGGACCACCCCGGTGGCCCCGGTAGGGTGATCGACGCAGCCCGCCGGCCAGGCCCGGACGGGCACGCCCTGGTAGCCCAACCGGCAGAGGCAATCGACTCAAACTCGATCCAGTGTGGGTTCGAATCCCACCCAGGGCACGCGTGCCAGAGCCCCGGGGCGTTCCCGCCCCGGGGCTCTTCGCGTGCTCGGCGGCGCGCTCAGGCGTACGCCGCGGACACCCCCGACGTGGCGTCGCCGATGCGGTGCACGCGCACCGCGTTGGTCGAGCCCACGATCCCCGGAGGGGCACCGGCGACGATGACGACCAGGTCGCCGACGACGCACCGGCCCGTCTCCTGCAGGCGGCGGTCGACCTCCTTGACCATCTCGTCGGTCGTGGAGATGAACGCCGCGTACTGCGGGTCCACGCCCCACGACAGCGCCAGCCGGCGCCGCGTGGTCTCCTCGGCCGTGAAGGCGACCAGCGGGATGCCCGAGCGCAGCCGCGACAGGCGGCGGGCGGAGTCGCCGGACTGGGTGAAGGTCACCAGCAGCTTGGCGTCGAGCTGCTTGCCGATCTCCGAGGCCGCCAGGGTGATGGCGCCGCCCTTGGTGTGCGGGACGGTGCCCAGGGCCGCGATGCGGTCGGCGCCGTGGGTCTCGGTGTTCTCGATGATGCGCGCCATGGTCCGCACGGCCTCGTAGGGGAAGGCCCCCACGCTCGTCTCCCCCGACAGCATGAGGGCGTCGGCGCCGTCGAGCACCGCGTTGGCGCAGTCGGAGGCCTCCGCGCGCGTCGGGCGCGGCGCCGTGATCATCGACTCGAGCATCTGCGTGGCGACGATGACGGGCTTGGCCTGGCGGCGGGCCAGCTCGATGGCGCGCTTCTGGACCAGCGGCACCTCCTCCAGCGGCAGCTCCACGCCCAGGTCGCCGCGGGCGACCATGATGCCGTCGAAGGCCGCGACGACCTCGCGCAGGTTCTCGACGGCCTGCGGCTTCTCGACCTTGGCGATGACGGGGACGGTGATCCCCTCCTCGTCCATGATCTTGTGCACGTCGTCGGCGTCGGCGGCCGAGCGCACGAAGGACAGCGCCACCATGTCCACGCCCAGCCGCAGGGCGAAGCGCAGGTCCTCGACGTCCTTCTCGGACAGGGCCGGGACGCTGACGGCCACCCCGGGCAGGTTGATGCCCTTGTTGTTGCTCACCGGGCCGGGGACGGTGACCCTCGTGGTCACCCGCGGGCCTTCGACGGCGGTGACCTCCAGGCCGACCTTGCCGTCGTCGATGAGGATCCGGTCGCCCACCGACACGTCACCGGTCAGGCCCCCGTAGGTCGTGGAGGAGACGTCCTTGGTCCCCAGCACGTCCTCGGTGGTGATGGTGAAGACGTCCCCGACGGCGAGGTCGTGGGGTCCGTCGGCGAACTTCCCCAGACGGATCTTCGGACCCTGCAGGTCCGCGAGGACGGCGACGGACCGGCCCGAGGCCTCGGCGGCCGCCCGCACCCCCTCGAAGTTCGCCCGGTGGTCGTCGTGGGAGCCGTGGCTCAGGTTCATCCGGGCGACGTCCATCCCGGCGTCCACCAGTGACCGCAACCCTTCGGGGCCCGCGACCGCGGGACCGAGGGTGCAGACGATCTTCGCTCTGCGCATGACCCGAGCCTATTCCGCCCGCCGCGGTGGCCGACGCGTGGGGCGCGCCGCGCACCGCGTCGTCACCGCGCGGTCACCGCACCGTCGCCCCCTCGCCCCCTCGGGGCGCCCCGGGGCGTCCCGGGGTGCGGCCGGGGCGGCCTGGTCCCAGCATGAGCGCGTGAACACGCAGGAGCCGCAGCAGCACGACGGGGCCGGGGACGACTTCGAGTTCGAGGTCGAGGACCTGGTCGAGGAGTCGATCGAGCACGAGTACGCCGTCTACGTCCGGTTGCACGAGGACGGCGGGTGGCCCGAGGGCGCCCTGGCCGGCCTGGTGGCGGACCTGCGGGCCAGCCACCCGCGGGTGGAGCGGGTCGACGCCCCCGCCCACGACGTCGTGCTCAGCGTCGACGGGGACGGCCTGGACGCGCAGGGCGCGGCCCGGCACGCGCTGGGCAAGGTGACGGCCGCCGCCTCGGCGCGGGGGCTGTCCGGGCACGCCGCGGACGTCACGGTGCTGTCCGACGACTCCGTCTGGACCTACGACGCCGAGCAGGTCGCGACCTGGTGAGACCGGGCCCGCCCACGGGGGCGGGACGCGCGAGGGGGTGGGCACCGGTGCGGTGCCCACCCCCTCGCCGTGCCGGGCCGCTCAGGCCGTCAGCGGCACCGCGTCGGCGCGGATGGGCGAGGGCAGCGCCGTGTCCCCCATGAGGTGCTCGTCGACGGCGGCCGCGCACGCGCGGCCCTCGGCGATGGCCCACACGATGAGCGACTGACCGCGCCCGGCGTCACCGGCCACGAAGACGCCCGGCGTGCCGGTGGCGTAGCCGGGGGTGCGCGTGAACCGCGTGCGCGCGTCGGCCTCCAGCCCCAGCTGGCCGACCAGGCCGCCGTGCTCGGGACCGGAGAACCCGATCGCCAGCAGCACCAGCTGCGCCGGCAGGTCCTGCTCGGTGCCCTCGACGGGCGTCCAGACGCCGTCGACCTTCTGGACCTCGACGACGCGCAGCCCGGTGACCCGGCCGTCCTCGCCCACGAAGGCCTGCGTGGAGGCCGAGAACTTCCGCTCCCCGCCCTCCTCGTGGGAGGAGGAGACCGAGAAGACCTTGGGCACGGTGGGCCACGGCTCGTGCTCGGCGCGCTCGGAGGGACCCATCGGGTAGATGTCGAGCTGGGTCACCGACTTCGCGCCCTGCCGCAGCGCCGTGCCGTAGCAGTCCGAGCCGGTGTCGCCGCCGCCGATGACGACGACGTCCAGCCCCGCCGCGTCGATGTAGTCGGCCGGGCGCTCCTGGCCGACGGCGACGCGGTTGGTCGGGGGCAGGTACTCCATCGCCTGGTGGATGCCGGCCAGGTCGCGGCCGGGCAGGTCCACCTCGCGCCACTGGGTGGCCCCGGTGGCCACGACGACCGCGTCGAAGCGCTCGCGCAGCTGCTCACCGGTGATGTCGACGCCGATCTCGACGCCGGGGCGGAAGCGGGTGCCCTCGGCCTCCATCTGCGCCAGGCGGCGGTCCAGGACCGAGCGCTCCATCTTGAACTCGGGGATGCCGTAGCGCATCAGCCCGCCGATGGCGTCGTCGCGCTCGTACACCACGACCGTGTGACCGGACCGGGTCAGCTGCTGGGCCGCGGCCAGGCCGGCCGGGCCGGAGCCGACGACGGCGACGGTCTTGCCGGTCAGCCGCTCGGGCACCTGCGGGGTGATCCAGCCGGACTCGGCGGCGTTCTCGGCGATCATCACCTCGACCTGCTTGATGGTCACCGGCGGCTGGTTGATGCCGAGCACGCACGCCGACTCGCACGGGGCCGGGCACAGCTTCCCGGTGAACTCCGGGAAGTTGTTCGTCGCGTGCAGCCGCTCGATGGCCTCGCGCATGTCACCGCGGCTGACCAGGTCGTTCCACTCGGGGATGAGGTTCCCCAGCGGGCACGCGTTGTGGCAGAACGGGATGCCGCAGTCCATGCAGCGGCCGGCCTGCCGCTGCAGCTGGGCCTGGTCCTGCTTCTCGTAGACCTCGCGCCAGTCCATCAGGCGCAGCGGGACCGGCCGCCGGGGCGGCAGCTCCCGGTCGCGGACGGTGAGGAACCCCCGGGGATCAACCATGCGAAGCCTCCATGATGCGGGTCAGCACGGCGTCGGAGTCGGGCTCCAGACCGTCAGAGACGGCCTTGGCCTTGACCTCGAGCACCCGGGCGTAGTCCCGCGGGACGATCGTCGAGAAGCGCTGCCGGGCGGCACCCCAGTCGGAGAGCAGCTTGGCGGCGACGGTGGAGTCGGTGTTCTCGCGGTGGGCCACGAGCAGGCGGTGGACGCGGGCGGCCGTCTCGTCGTCCATCGGGACGACGTCGACCATGTCGCGGTTGACGCGCTGCTCCTTCAGGTCCAGCACGTGGGCGAAACCGCCCGACATGCCCGCGGCGACGTTGCGGCCCACGCGGCCGAGGATGACGACCTCACCGCCGGTCATGTACTCCAGCGCGTGGTCGCCCACCCCCTCCACGACGGCCGTCGCCCCGGAGTTGCGGACGCAGAACCGTTCGCCGACCTCGCCGCGCAGGAACAGGGTCCCCGTCGTGGCGCCGTAGGCGATGACGTTGCCGGCGATGATGTCGCGCTCGCGCGAGCCGGAGGCGGTGTCGGGCCGCACCACGATGGTGCCGCCGGACAGGCCCTTGCCCACGTAGTCGTTGGCGTCGCCGAACAGCCGCAGGGTGATGCCCTTGGGCAGGAAGGCGCCCAGGGACTGGCCGGCCGACCCCGTCAGGGTGATGTCGATCGTGCCGTCGGGCAGACCCTCCTCACCCCACCGCTTGGTCAGCTCGTGACCCAGCAGCGTGCCGACGGTGCGGTTGACGTTGCGCACGGGCAGCTCGACGCGCACCGGGGTGCCCGAGGTGAGGGCGTCCTGGGCGCGCTCGACGAGCACGTGGTCCAGCGCCTTCTCCAGCCCGTGGTCCTGGGTCACCGACTGGTGCAGCGTCGTGCCCTCGGGGGCCGTCGGCGCGTGCAGGATCGGCGCCAGGTCGAGTCCGGACGCCTTCCAGTGCGCGACCGCGCGGCGGGTGTCGAGGACCTCGACGTGCCCCACGGCCTCCTCGATCGAGCGGAAGCCGAGGGAGGCCAGCAGCTCGCGGACCTCCTGGGCGATGAACTCGAAGAAGTTCACCAGGTACTCGGCCTTGCCGGTGAAGCGGGCGCGCAGCTCGGGGTTCTGGGTGGCGACCCCGACCGGGCAGGTGTCCAGCTGGCAGACGCGCATCATGATGCAGCCCGAGACGACCAGCGGGGCGGTCGCGAAGCCGAACTCCTCGGCGCCCAGCAGCGCGGCGATGACGACGTCGCGGCCGGTCTTGAACTGCCCGTCCACCTGCACGACGATCCGGTCGCGCAGCCCGTTGACGACCAGGGTCTGCTGGGTCTCGGCCAGGCCGAGCTCCCAGGGACCGCCGGCGTGCTTCAGGCTCGTCAGCGGCGCCGCACCCGTGCCGCCGTCGGCCCCGGAGATGAGCACGACGTCGGCCTTGGCCTTCGACACGCCCGTGGCGACCGTGCCGACACCGACCTCCGAGACCAGCTTCACGTGGACCCGGGCGGCCGGGTTCGCGTTCTTCAGGTCGTGGATGAGCTGGGCGATGTCCTCGATCGAGTAGATGTCGTGGTGCGGCGGCGGGGAGATGAGCCCCACGCCGGGCGTGGAGTGCCGCGTCCGGGCGATGTTCGGGTACACCTTGTGACCGGGCAGCTGCCCGCCCTCACCGGGCTTGGCGCCCTGGGCGACCTTGATCTGCAGGTCGGTGGCCGAGGTCAGGTAGTTGCTCGTGACCCCGAAGCGGCCCGAGGCGATCTGCTTGACCCGCGAGGTGCGCTCGGGGTCGTACAGGCGCTCGACGTCCTCGCCGCCCTCGCCGGAGTTGGACCGCCCGCCGAGGCGGTTCATGGCGATCGCGAGGACCTCGTGGGCCTCCTGGGAGATGGAGCCGTAGCTCATCGCCCCGGTGTTGAACCGCTTGACGATCTCGCTGACGGGCTCGACCTCGTCCACCGCGACGGGCTCGCGGGAGCCCTTCTTGAGCTGCAGCAGCCCGCGCAGCGTCATGAGGCGCTCGGACTGCTCGTCGACGCGGCTCGTGTACTTGCGGAAGAGGGCCTCGTTGCGCTGGCGCGTGGAGTGCTGCAGCTGGAAGACCGTCTCGGGGTCGAACAGGTGCGGCTCGCCCTCGCGGCGCCACTGGTACTCCCCGCCGGTCTCCAGCCGGCGGTGGGCGCGCTCCTGCCCCTCGACGGGGTAGGCCAGGCGGTGGCGCTGGGCGACCTCCTCGGCGAGCACGTCCAGGCCCACGCCGCCCAGGCGGGAGGTCGTGGCCGTGAAGTACTCGTCGACCAGGGTCTGGGACAGGCCGAGGGCCTCGAAGACCTGGGCGCCGCGGTAGGAGGCGACGGTCGAGATGCCCATCTTGGACATGACCTTCAGGACGCCCTTGCCGAGCGCCTTGATGAGGTTCTTGACGGCCTTCTGGGCGTCGACGTCGGTGATGACCTCGCGGCGGACGAGGTCCTCGACGGTCTCCATCGCCAGGTACGGGTTGATCGCGGCCGCGCCGTAGCCGATGAGCAGCGCGACGTGGTGCACCTCGCGCACGTCACCGGCCTCGACGACCAGCCCGACCTGCGTGCGCAGCTTCTGCCGCACCAGGTGGTGGTGGACGGCCGAGGTCAGCAGCAGGGAGGGGATGGGCGCGTACTCGGCGTTGGAGTCGCGGTCGGAGAGCACGACGAAGACGGCGCCGTCGGCGATGGCGCGCGAGACCTCCGCGCGGATCTCCTCGATGCGCCGGGCCAGCTCGGCCCCGCCGCCCGCGACCCGGTACAGGCCCTTGACGGTGTGCGTCGTGCGGCCCGGGTTCCGGCGGTCGCGGTCGATGTGGACGATCTTGGCGAGCTCGTCGTTGTCGATGACCGGGAAGGGCAGCACCAGCTGGCGGGCGTGCGCGGGCGACTCGGCCAGCGGGTTCTGCTGCGGGCCGGCGGTGGTGATGAGGGAGGTGACCAGCTCCTCCCGGATGGCGTCCAGCGGCGGGTTGGTGACCTGCGCGAACAGCTGGGTGAAGTAGTCGAAGAGCATCCGCGGGCGCGTGGACAGCACGGCCAGGGGCGTGTCGGAGCCCATCGAGCCGATGGGCTCGGCGCCGGCGCGCGCCATCGGGGCCAGGATGAGCCGCAGCTCCTCCTCCGTGTAGCCGAAGGTCTGCTGGCGGCGGGTCACCGACGCGTGCGAGTGCACGATGTGCTCGCGCGGGGGCAGGTCGCCCAGGTGCACGACGTTCTTCAGCCACTCCGCGTAGGGCTGGGCGGCGGCCAGCTCGGCCTTGACCTCCTCGTCGTCGACGATGCGGCCCTTGGCCGTGTCGACGAGGAACATCTTGCCGGGGGCCACGCGCCCGCGCGCCACGATGGAGGACGGGTCGAGCTCCAGGACGCCGGCCTCGGAGGCGAGGACGACCAGGCCGTCGTCGGTGACCCAGTACCGCGAGGGGCGCAGGCCGTTGCGGTCCAGGACGCCGCCGATGACGGTGCCGTCGGTGAAGGTGAGGTTGGCGGGCCCGTCCCAGGGCTCGGAGAACATCGAGTGGAACTCGTAGAAGGCCCGGCGGGCCGGGTCCATCTCGGTGTTGTTCTCCCACGGCTCGGGGATCATCATCAGCACGGCGTGCGGCAGGGACCGGCCCGAGAGGTGCAGCAGCTCGAGGACCTCGTCGAAGGAGGCCGAGTCCGAGCCCTCGGTGGCGCAGACGGGACCCAGGCGCTGGATGTCGCCGGGGATGAGCGGGGTGCTCATCGTGGACTCGCGCGCGGCGGTCCAGTTCCGGTTGCCCTTGACGGTGTTGATCTCACCGTTGTGGGCGATGGTGCGGAACGGGTGGGCCAGCGGCCAGCTGGGGAACGTGTTGGTCGAGAAGCGCGAGTGGACCAGGCCCAGCTCGGAGGTGAACCGGCGGTCGGACAGGTCCGGGAAGAACGGCTCGAGCTGCCCCGTGGTGAGCATGCCCTTGTAGACCATCGTGCGCGAGGACAGCGAGGGGAAGTAGACGGGCAGCTCGCGCTCGGCGAGCTTGCGCAGCGGGTAGACGCGGCGGTCGAGGTCGACGCCGGTCTCGGGGCCGGCCAGGCCGGTGGGGGCGCTGGCGACGAACAGCTGCGCGAAGTGGGGCATGGCCGCGCGGGCCTGCTGGCCCACCAGGTCGGCCGTCACGGGCACGTCGCGCCAGCCCAGGACCTCCAGGCCCTCGGCCTCGGCGATCTCCTCGATGCGGGCCACGGCCGCGGCGCGCTCGGCCTCGTCCACGGGCAGGAAGACGTTGCCGGCGGCGTAGGCGCCCTTGGGGGGCAGCGTGACGCCCTGCTCGGCCATCACCGCGCGCAGGAACTCGTCCGGGACCTGGGTGAGGATGCCGGCGCCGTCGCCGGTGTTGGTCTCGGCGCCGACGGCGCCGCGGTGGTCGAGGTTGCGCAGCGCCGTGAGGGCGTGCTCGACGATGTCGTGACCGGCCTCACCGCGCATCGTGGCCACGAAGGCGACACCGCAGGCGTCCTTCTCCTGGGCGCGGTCGTACAGCCCGGCCTGGGACGGGAAGCTCGTGAAGGGCAGCGGGCGGACCTGCTGCGGGGCGCTGTGGTGCTGGGGGTGGAACGACATGCGGTGCACCGTCCTGAAGAGAGAGGCCACGGGCCTCGGTGGACAGGGGGTCTCTCGACGGGTCTCCTCGAGCGTTCGCCCCGGTGGGCGGATCTCGGTGAGCCGGGTCAGTCTCTTCGAGATGAGGCTCGCGCCTGGAGGGCGCGATCCACGAACGAGGGGCGGCGCTGACCCACGTTCACCTCACTGTAACGCGCGTGAAGCCGTGCTCACGTGCACACGGTCACCACACGAGGATCCAGCTTCGTCACGAATCCTGCGCGTCCGGACGCTGGTCGCGGTCCGGTGAGGGGCGATCGGCAGAAGCGGAGACGGTCGGTCCGCCGGACTGGATCGCGGTGTCACCGGCTGGGGTGGTGGCCACCGGCGACTCGGAGGAATGTACCCGCTCCAGCACCTCGTCCCGACCAGCATTCACCTTCCGTGACCGGATGAACGCGACGAGTGCCAACAGGAAGACGAGACCCGCGACCCACTGGTTGACGCGCAGGTGCAGGAAGTGGTTGGCGGTGTCGATGCGCAGCGCCTCGAAGACGCTGCGACCCAGGCAGTACAGCGCGACGTAGGCGAAGAACGCCTGCCCGTGGCGCAGCTGCCAGCGCCGGTCGGCCACGACGATCACCAGCGCGACCAGCAGGCACCACAGCGACTCGTAGAGGAAGGTCGGGTGGAAGGTCCCCAGCACCTGCGGGGTGCCGTCGGCGCCGAGGACGGCCCGCCCGGCCGACTCGTCCCAGCGGTGGACCGTCAGGGCCCACGGCACGTCGGTGGCCCGGCCGTACAGCTCGTTGTTGAACCAGTTGCCCCACCGGCCCGCGGCCTGGGCCACCAGCAAGCCCGGCGCCATCGCGTCGGCCAGCGGCAGGAACCGGTACCCGGCCCGGCGGCAGGCGATCCAGGCCCCCAGCGCTCCCCCGGCGATGGCGCCCCAGATGCCCAGGCCGCCCTCCCAGACGTACAGGGCGCGCACGGGCTGCCCATCGTCGCCGAAGTAGGCCTGCGGGGAGGTCAGGACGTGGTAGAGCCGGGCCCCCACGACGCCGAGCGGGACGGCCCACACGGCGACGTCGAGGACGAAGTCCTGCTTGCCGCCGCGGCGCCGCCACCGGCGCTCGGCGACGAGCACCCCGAGCACGATCCCGGCCACGATGCACAGCGCGTAGGCGCGCACCGGGACCGGCCCGAGGTGCCAGACCGCGACGGTCGGGCTGGGCAGCGAGGCGGTGAGCACTCAGGACGCCCGGGTGGCGGCCGCGACCGCGTCGGTGAGGAACCGGGCGCCGTCGGCGCCCAGCAGCTGCGCCAGGCTCCCGTCGCCACCGCCGGAGGTGGGCTGGGAGATGTTCTGCTTCGTGCCGTCCGCCGCGGTCAGGACGACGGTCGGGGTGCCCGAGACGCCCTGGTCCGACATCGCGCCCTGGACCCGCTCGACGAAGCCCTGCCACGTCCGGTCGTCCAGCTGCCGGCGCCACGTCGCGGTGTCGGCCACGCCGGCGTCCTTCGCGAACTGCTCCAGCTGGTCGTCGGTGTAGCCCTCGCCCTCCTGCTCGGGCTGGTTCGCGAACACCTCCTGGGTGTACTCGACGAACCGGCCCTGGGCGGCCGCCGCGGCCGCGCCCTGCGCCGCGCGGCTGGAGGAGTCGTTGCCGAGGTTGGCGTCCAGGAAGCTCAGCGTGTGCACCACGACCCTGGCCCTGCCCTCGGCCGCGAGCTGCGGGTACACCTCGCCGCTGACGTCCTCGAACTGCTTGCAGACGGGGCACTGGTAGTCGAGCCAGATGTCCAGGGTCGGCGCGCCGGCGGCCGGGGTGCCCGGCAGCACGTACCCGCCGTCGTCGGCCGTGACCCCCGGCGGCGTGCCGGTGCCGGCGGCGACCTCGTCACCGCGGGAGCGGTCGACGACCACCGCGACGACGGCGACGAGCACCAGCACGACCACCACGGCGACGCTGATGAGCAGCACCCGCCGGCTGCGCTCGCGGGCCAGCTCGCGCTGGCGCATGGCCGCGGCCCGGGCGCGGCGCGCCTCGCGGGCGTCCTCGGCCTGCGCGGCGCGCGCCGGGTGACCGCCGGGCTTCCTGGTGCTCAACTCGTCGCTCTCCTCGTGCGGGGTCGGGTGAGGGGTCCG contains:
- a CDS encoding response regulator, yielding MTNTADTPASSSTTTRRVVVAEDEAIIRLDIVEMLTEAGYDVVGQAGDGEQAVALAEEHKPDLVVMDIKMPVLDGISAAERIAKARIAPVVLLTAFSQAELVERARDAGAMAYVVKPFTSADLLPAVEIAVSRYQQIMALEDEVADLADRFETRKLVDRAKSKLQTQFGMTEPEAFRWIQKTSMDKRLTMREVATTVISAGDDRA
- the lgt gene encoding prolipoprotein diacylglyceryl transferase is translated as MLTASLPSPTVAVWHLGPVPVRAYALCIVAGIVLGVLVAERRWRRRGGKQDFVLDVAVWAVPLGVVGARLYHVLTSPQAYFGDDGQPVRALYVWEGGLGIWGAIAGGALGAWIACRRAGYRFLPLADAMAPGLLVAQAAGRWGNWFNNELYGRATDVPWALTVHRWDESAGRAVLGADGTPQVLGTFHPTFLYESLWCLLVALVIVVADRRWQLRHGQAFFAYVALYCLGRSVFEALRIDTANHFLHLRVNQWVAGLVFLLALVAFIRSRKVNAGRDEVLERVHSSESPVATTPAGDTAIQSGGPTVSASADRPSPDRDQRPDAQDS
- the gltB gene encoding glutamate synthase large subunit; the protein is MSFHPQHHSAPQQVRPLPFTSFPSQAGLYDRAQEKDACGVAFVATMRGEAGHDIVEHALTALRNLDHRGAVGAETNTGDGAGILTQVPDEFLRAVMAEQGVTLPPKGAYAAGNVFLPVDEAERAAAVARIEEIAEAEGLEVLGWRDVPVTADLVGQQARAAMPHFAQLFVASAPTGLAGPETGVDLDRRVYPLRKLAERELPVYFPSLSSRTMVYKGMLTTGQLEPFFPDLSDRRFTSELGLVHSRFSTNTFPSWPLAHPFRTIAHNGEINTVKGNRNWTAARESTMSTPLIPGDIQRLGPVCATEGSDSASFDEVLELLHLSGRSLPHAVLMMIPEPWENNTEMDPARRAFYEFHSMFSEPWDGPANLTFTDGTVIGGVLDRNGLRPSRYWVTDDGLVVLASEAGVLELDPSSIVARGRVAPGKMFLVDTAKGRIVDDEEVKAELAAAQPYAEWLKNVVHLGDLPPREHIVHSHASVTRRQQTFGYTEEELRLILAPMARAGAEPIGSMGSDTPLAVLSTRPRMLFDYFTQLFAQVTNPPLDAIREELVTSLITTAGPQQNPLAESPAHARQLVLPFPVIDNDELAKIVHIDRDRRNPGRTTHTVKGLYRVAGGGAELARRIEEIRAEVSRAIADGAVFVVLSDRDSNAEYAPIPSLLLTSAVHHHLVRQKLRTQVGLVVEAGDVREVHHVALLIGYGAAAINPYLAMETVEDLVRREVITDVDAQKAVKNLIKALGKGVLKVMSKMGISTVASYRGAQVFEALGLSQTLVDEYFTATTSRLGGVGLDVLAEEVAQRHRLAYPVEGQERAHRRLETGGEYQWRREGEPHLFDPETVFQLQHSTRQRNEALFRKYTSRVDEQSERLMTLRGLLQLKKGSREPVAVDEVEPVSEIVKRFNTGAMSYGSISQEAHEVLAIAMNRLGGRSNSGEGGEDVERLYDPERTSRVKQIASGRFGVTSNYLTSATDLQIKVAQGAKPGEGGQLPGHKVYPNIARTRHSTPGVGLISPPPHHDIYSIEDIAQLIHDLKNANPAARVHVKLVSEVGVGTVATGVSKAKADVVLISGADGGTGAAPLTSLKHAGGPWELGLAETQQTLVVNGLRDRIVVQVDGQFKTGRDVVIAALLGAEEFGFATAPLVVSGCIMMRVCQLDTCPVGVATQNPELRARFTGKAEYLVNFFEFIAQEVRELLASLGFRSIEEAVGHVEVLDTRRAVAHWKASGLDLAPILHAPTAPEGTTLHQSVTQDHGLEKALDHVLVERAQDALTSGTPVRVELPVRNVNRTVGTLLGHELTKRWGEEGLPDGTIDITLTGSAGQSLGAFLPKGITLRLFGDANDYVGKGLSGGTIVVRPDTASGSRERDIIAGNVIAYGATTGTLFLRGEVGERFCVRNSGATAVVEGVGDHALEYMTGGEVVILGRVGRNVAAGMSGGFAHVLDLKEQRVNRDMVDVVPMDDETAARVHRLLVAHRENTDSTVAAKLLSDWGAARQRFSTIVPRDYARVLEVKAKAVSDGLEPDSDAVLTRIMEASHG
- a CDS encoding glutamate synthase subunit beta; the encoded protein is MVDPRGFLTVRDRELPPRRPVPLRLMDWREVYEKQDQAQLQRQAGRCMDCGIPFCHNACPLGNLIPEWNDLVSRGDMREAIERLHATNNFPEFTGKLCPAPCESACVLGINQPPVTIKQVEVMIAENAAESGWITPQVPERLTGKTVAVVGSGPAGLAAAQQLTRSGHTVVVYERDDAIGGLMRYGIPEFKMERSVLDRRLAQMEAEGTRFRPGVEIGVDITGEQLRERFDAVVVATGATQWREVDLPGRDLAGIHQAMEYLPPTNRVAVGQERPADYIDAAGLDVVVIGGGDTGSDCYGTALRQGAKSVTQLDIYPMGPSERAEHEPWPTVPKVFSVSSSHEEGGERKFSASTQAFVGEDGRVTGLRVVEVQKVDGVWTPVEGTEQDLPAQLVLLAIGFSGPEHGGLVGQLGLEADARTRFTRTPGYATGTPGVFVAGDAGRGQSLIVWAIAEGRACAAAVDEHLMGDTALPSPIRADAVPLTA
- the pyk gene encoding pyruvate kinase, producing MRRAKIVCTLGPAVAGPEGLRSLVDAGMDVARMNLSHGSHDDHRANFEGVRAAAEASGRSVAVLADLQGPKIRLGKFADGPHDLAVGDVFTITTEDVLGTKDVSSTTYGGLTGDVSVGDRILIDDGKVGLEVTAVEGPRVTTRVTVPGPVSNNKGINLPGVAVSVPALSEKDVEDLRFALRLGVDMVALSFVRSAADADDVHKIMDEEGITVPVIAKVEKPQAVENLREVVAAFDGIMVARGDLGVELPLEEVPLVQKRAIELARRQAKPVIVATQMLESMITAPRPTRAEASDCANAVLDGADALMLSGETSVGAFPYEAVRTMARIIENTETHGADRIAALGTVPHTKGGAITLAASEIGKQLDAKLLVTFTQSGDSARRLSRLRSGIPLVAFTAEETTRRRLALSWGVDPQYAAFISTTDEMVKEVDRRLQETGRCVVGDLVVIVAGAPPGIVGSTNAVRVHRIGDATSGVSAAYA
- a CDS encoding ABC transporter substrate-binding protein, with the protein product MRSIVRIAAPAAAAALLLAACGTTGGDDTSSGSASSGGSGSCPDGISIGFFGALTGPNANLGVNEQNGVKLAIDQHNAESGACQVTLTPYDSQGDQNQAQGLAQQVVGDEKVVGIVGPAFSGESKVADPIFDEAGIVGISPSATNPALAENGWKTFFRVLGNDASQGPAAAKYITDTLGKQKVYVIDDATEYGKGLADIVRENLGAKKVKDNTVQTGQTDFSAVVADVQASGADSVFFGGYYPEGGLLLKQLREAGLSADKLAFITDDGAKDEGLVTAAGAEAAEGALMTCPCLPPDKAGGTFVEDYTKAYGTAPATYSAEAFDAATILLNGIADGQVTREDLLSYVKSYDEPGVTKQLKFDDKGEPSEVSVWAYKVQGGQIVADQEINAS